In the genome of Fulvivirga maritima, one region contains:
- a CDS encoding glycoside hydrolase family 9 protein, whose translation MRNLITFVLIYLMSIPMAWAQYNYAEALQKSMLFYEAQQSGELTNNRLNWRDDSALDDGSDVGHDLTGGWYDAGDHVKFGFPMAFSATLLAWGGIEYEDGYVASGQMDYLKNNLRWVNDYFIKCHTAPNEFWGQVGNGGTDHAWWGSAEVMQMERPSYKIDASSPGSDLAGETAAALAAASIIFQDDDPAYSSTLLSHAIELYDFADNYRGVYSNSITDAAGYYRSFSGYNDELVWGAIWLYKATGDQAYLTKAINYYDNLSNEGQSSVKSYKWGLAWDDKSYGCYVLMAQLTGDAQYKQDAERHLDYWTDGYNGERINYTPGGLAYLDVWGALRYSLNTSFLALVYSPIATSSAKTSTYYDFAVSQMEYALGDNPRSSSYVCGFGNNFPENPHHRTAHGCWSNNQNGPPEFTRHTLYGALVGGPNSDDSYEDERSNYVNNEVACDYNAGFSGVLAKFIDDFGGTALSNFPTPETPSNEFFTEAKLNAEGTTHTEYAVWIYNHTAWPSRIADSYTFRLFIDISEGVSAGYSAADYVVSTNNGGVASYTPLMAWDASSNIYYTEVSLNSDIFLWPGGQGESRQEVQMRVRLPYEAPSSAWDPSNDWSYQGVNGTLSQSPNIPLYVDGQLAFGNEPGPVEPVDVTGVTVSPTSAELRLNQSTTLTATVLPANATNKTVSWSTSDNSIATVSSTGVVTGISEGTATITVTTDEGSYAATSEITVVDEEIEQFTVSTSVVGTGSVSLSPAGGTYDAGTMVTLTASPGSNYQFTGWSGDASGSSNPLTVTVNSDLAITATFEEVTVPPLGCETYQPISLPYDYDGSGDFCWVTSGNISFINSWNLEELTINGVDYTNTWSNSMPARIDGNYYIHYSGNFGWSHAEFNGSSVAMISNNQMLIYPNPASEELRFKGISEYKVISIINTSGKTIYEERLDGSEELTIPLNGIKPGVYILKAQSEQKEIVKQFIIE comes from the coding sequence ATGAGAAACTTAATAACCTTTGTACTCATATATCTCATGAGTATACCAATGGCCTGGGCACAATACAACTATGCCGAGGCTCTTCAGAAATCAATGCTATTTTATGAAGCCCAGCAATCTGGCGAACTTACTAACAACCGCCTCAACTGGCGAGATGACTCAGCCCTTGATGATGGCTCTGACGTTGGTCATGACCTCACCGGAGGCTGGTATGACGCAGGAGACCATGTAAAATTTGGTTTTCCGATGGCCTTCTCAGCCACTTTATTGGCTTGGGGAGGAATAGAATACGAAGATGGCTATGTAGCCTCAGGACAGATGGATTACCTAAAAAACAACTTGCGCTGGGTAAATGATTATTTTATAAAATGCCATACTGCTCCCAACGAATTCTGGGGCCAGGTAGGTAACGGAGGCACTGACCATGCCTGGTGGGGCTCTGCCGAGGTAATGCAGATGGAAAGGCCTTCTTATAAAATAGATGCCAGCAGCCCTGGCTCTGACCTGGCAGGTGAGACAGCTGCCGCTTTGGCAGCCGCAAGTATTATTTTCCAGGATGATGACCCTGCTTATAGCAGCACCTTGCTTTCACACGCCATAGAACTATATGACTTTGCTGATAATTACAGAGGCGTTTACTCTAACTCCATAACAGATGCCGCCGGATATTACAGATCATTTAGCGGTTATAATGACGAGCTGGTTTGGGGTGCCATTTGGCTATACAAAGCCACTGGCGATCAGGCTTACCTCACTAAGGCCATCAACTATTATGACAACCTAAGCAATGAAGGCCAAAGCTCTGTTAAATCTTACAAATGGGGTCTGGCTTGGGATGATAAGTCATACGGATGTTACGTATTAATGGCTCAGCTTACCGGCGATGCTCAGTACAAGCAAGATGCAGAAAGACACCTTGACTACTGGACCGATGGTTACAATGGAGAAAGAATTAACTATACTCCTGGCGGATTGGCTTATTTAGATGTATGGGGTGCACTTCGCTATAGCTTAAACACCAGCTTTTTAGCATTAGTATACTCACCTATAGCTACTTCTTCAGCCAAAACCAGCACGTATTATGACTTCGCTGTATCACAGATGGAGTACGCATTAGGAGACAACCCCAGAAGCAGTAGTTATGTATGCGGATTCGGAAACAATTTCCCTGAGAACCCGCACCACAGAACGGCACATGGCTGCTGGTCTAACAACCAGAACGGACCACCAGAATTTACCAGACACACTCTATATGGAGCATTAGTAGGCGGACCTAATAGCGATGATTCTTACGAAGACGAAAGATCTAATTATGTTAATAACGAAGTGGCTTGTGACTATAACGCCGGTTTTTCGGGAGTATTAGCAAAATTTATTGACGATTTTGGAGGCACAGCCCTTAGCAATTTTCCTACACCAGAAACACCAAGCAATGAGTTCTTCACTGAAGCAAAACTTAATGCTGAAGGAACTACGCACACTGAATATGCGGTATGGATATACAATCACACTGCTTGGCCCTCAAGGATAGCTGATTCTTATACTTTCAGATTATTTATAGACATCTCAGAAGGTGTAAGTGCTGGCTATTCTGCTGCTGACTATGTAGTTTCTACTAACAATGGCGGTGTAGCATCCTACACTCCACTTATGGCTTGGGACGCCAGCAGTAATATTTACTACACAGAAGTATCTCTTAACTCAGACATCTTTTTATGGCCTGGAGGTCAGGGAGAATCTCGTCAGGAGGTACAAATGAGAGTGAGATTACCTTATGAAGCACCATCGAGCGCTTGGGATCCGTCTAATGACTGGTCTTATCAGGGAGTAAACGGCACATTATCACAAAGCCCTAACATCCCACTTTATGTAGATGGTCAATTGGCTTTCGGAAACGAGCCTGGTCCTGTAGAGCCAGTAGATGTGACTGGGGTTACCGTTTCACCTACTAGTGCAGAGTTAAGACTTAACCAAAGCACCACTTTAACCGCCACTGTACTGCCTGCTAATGCTACTAACAAAACCGTGAGCTGGTCTACTAGTGACAATAGTATTGCCACAGTATCTAGCACGGGTGTGGTTACAGGTATAAGTGAAGGTACGGCAACTATTACCGTAACTACTGATGAAGGCAGCTATGCTGCTACCAGCGAAATAACTGTGGTAGATGAAGAAATAGAACAATTTACTGTAAGCACCTCTGTAGTAGGTACAGGAAGCGTAAGCTTAAGCCCTGCCGGAGGCACTTATGATGCTGGCACCATGGTCACTTTAACGGCCAGTCCTGGCTCTAACTATCAGTTTACCGGATGGTCTGGAGACGCTAGTGGTTCCTCTAACCCACTTACAGTGACTGTAAATTCAGACCTTGCTATTACTGCTACTTTTGAAGAAGTTACTGTTCCGCCATTAGGCTGTGAAACGTACCAACCGATTTCCCTACCATATGATTATGATGGCAGTGGAGATTTCTGCTGGGTAACTTCTGGCAACATCAGCTTTATCAATTCATGGAACCTTGAAGAGCTGACCATTAATGGCGTTGATTACACTAACACCTGGTCTAACAGCATGCCTGCCAGAATAGATGGCAACTATTACATTCACTATAGTGGAAATTTTGGCTGGTCTCATGCAGAATTTAATGGCAGTTCAGTAGCTATGATTAGCAATAATCAGATGCTGATATACCCCAATCCTGCATCTGAAGAACTAAGATTCAAAGGTATAAGTGAATACAAAGTAATATCAATTATTAACACTTCTGGCAAAACCATTTATGAAGAGAGACTTGATGGCAGTGAAGAACTGACCATACCACTAAATGGCATTAAGCCTGGTGTGTATATACTAAAAGCACAAAGCGAACAAAAAGAAATAGTGAAGCAATTTATTATTGAATAA
- a CDS encoding serine hydrolase, which yields MTRFLTILFCSLLLSNVYAQSPTQKADSLIEKVMPEKKFGLSVLLVEGDKVRYQLTAGYADVEAQKEMNEKTIFRIGSVTKQFTAVAILTLVQQGELSLDDPLNKFISDFPKGDQVKIRHLLNHTSGIKSFTDDPAFMDQVGEKITPEKMVDHIKQLGYDFDPGEEYKYNNSGFFILSYLIEQISGKSYAQYLNEKLFKPAQMSRSGVYDNAEKYANEAKGYSFENEKFERAINWDMSQAMGAGAIYSTAEDLVKWNKHLYGGEIIAQKLLDEALANTKLNDDSDKEYGFGIAVSKYRGQQQYGHSGGLHGFLSYLAYFPELDVHVVVLSSCFPAKYVVPATLAHDLINIFYDDQLEKNTEIQVDKSNYASYIGKYKLMNGALMTISQVGDHLYTQLPGQSRFEIFPKGEDEFFLKVVQAELKFNRSKGEVVSVNLKQNGMDMELSRYEEKKAVELEKGAFSKFEGEYLMNGALVKVWSEEGKYLMQVTGQSAFEMLPKSTHRFFMTDMDVEVSFDGGDPASGATLYQAGREFKMERKK from the coding sequence ATGACGCGCTTCCTAACTATTCTCTTTTGTAGCTTACTCTTAAGCAATGTTTACGCTCAAAGTCCAACTCAAAAAGCGGATTCACTTATTGAAAAAGTGATGCCTGAAAAAAAGTTTGGATTATCTGTGCTTTTGGTTGAAGGCGATAAAGTTCGCTACCAGCTAACCGCAGGCTATGCTGATGTCGAGGCTCAAAAGGAGATGAATGAGAAAACTATTTTTAGAATAGGCTCTGTAACCAAGCAGTTTACGGCTGTAGCTATTTTAACCTTAGTGCAACAAGGTGAGCTGTCATTAGACGATCCTTTAAATAAATTTATTTCCGATTTTCCGAAAGGAGATCAGGTGAAAATCCGGCATTTGCTGAATCATACTAGTGGTATAAAAAGCTTTACTGATGACCCTGCTTTTATGGATCAGGTAGGAGAGAAAATAACTCCGGAAAAAATGGTGGATCATATTAAGCAGCTAGGGTATGATTTTGATCCCGGCGAGGAGTATAAATATAATAATTCAGGTTTTTTTATTCTTAGTTATTTGATAGAGCAGATTTCTGGTAAATCATATGCGCAGTATCTGAATGAAAAACTGTTTAAGCCTGCCCAAATGAGCCGTTCAGGAGTGTATGATAATGCCGAAAAATATGCTAATGAGGCCAAGGGCTATTCTTTTGAGAATGAAAAATTTGAACGCGCAATCAATTGGGACATGAGTCAGGCTATGGGGGCTGGAGCTATTTATAGCACAGCCGAAGATCTTGTAAAATGGAATAAGCATTTGTATGGAGGTGAAATCATCGCTCAGAAGCTGTTAGATGAAGCACTTGCCAATACTAAATTGAATGATGACTCCGATAAGGAGTATGGATTTGGCATAGCTGTAAGTAAATATCGCGGACAGCAGCAATATGGTCATAGTGGAGGTTTACATGGATTTTTGTCTTACCTGGCCTATTTCCCTGAGTTGGATGTGCATGTAGTGGTGCTTAGCAGTTGTTTTCCTGCAAAATATGTGGTGCCTGCAACTCTGGCTCATGATCTGATCAATATATTTTATGATGACCAGTTAGAGAAAAACACTGAGATACAGGTAGACAAAAGTAATTATGCCTCTTATATAGGGAAATATAAGTTGATGAATGGTGCTTTAATGACTATCTCTCAAGTAGGTGATCATTTGTATACCCAATTACCCGGACAGTCTAGGTTTGAGATTTTCCCGAAAGGAGAAGATGAATTTTTTCTTAAAGTGGTGCAGGCTGAGCTTAAATTCAACAGAAGCAAAGGAGAGGTGGTTTCTGTTAACTTAAAACAGAATGGTATGGACATGGAGCTGTCTAGGTATGAAGAGAAAAAGGCGGTAGAATTAGAGAAAGGTGCCTTTTCTAAATTTGAAGGCGAATATCTAATGAATGGGGCTCTGGTTAAAGTATGGAGTGAAGAGGGTAAATATTTGATGCAAGTTACGGGGCAGTCTGCATTTGAGATGTTGCCAAAATCAACTCATAGATTTTTTATGACTGATATGGATGTGGAAGTATCTTTTGATGGAGGTGATCCTGCTTCTGGAGCCACCTTATATCAGGCAGGCAGGGAGTTTAAAATGGAAAGAAAGAAGTAG
- a CDS encoding radical SAM protein gives MRLISHPVLCNYYVTYRCNAQCDFCDIWEKPSPYVELKKVKKNLKDLKRLGVKVIDFTGGEPLLHRNLELILREAKSMGFITTVTTNCLLYPKMAKKLQGLIDMLHFSVDSPNEEEHNKSRGVKCFDFLLKSLEIAATLGEKPDILFTVFEDNVGQIQEVYDKFCKPYGLVLILNPMFEYGAVNTGEALSKETLTTLKRWSKKPSVYLNDAFIQLRIDGGNHIEKPVCKAASSTVVISPFNELMLPCYHLGIKSIKIKDDLYDLYHSEEVKKLIAQEGRMPACEGCAINCYMQPSFAIEMNKYWWKALPSTLKYNLLKGTWKQMLPKKRA, from the coding sequence ATGAGGTTAATATCACATCCTGTTCTCTGCAACTATTATGTCACCTATCGGTGCAATGCGCAATGTGATTTTTGTGATATCTGGGAAAAACCATCACCATACGTAGAGCTTAAAAAGGTAAAAAAGAACCTTAAAGACTTAAAGCGGCTGGGAGTAAAAGTAATAGATTTCACTGGAGGCGAACCTTTACTACATCGTAATCTGGAGTTGATACTTAGGGAAGCCAAATCTATGGGCTTCATTACTACAGTAACCACAAACTGCCTGCTATACCCAAAAATGGCGAAAAAGCTTCAGGGTTTAATTGACATGCTGCACTTCTCGGTAGATTCTCCTAATGAAGAAGAGCATAACAAGTCGAGAGGAGTGAAGTGTTTTGATTTTCTATTAAAATCCTTAGAAATAGCTGCTACTCTGGGAGAGAAGCCTGACATACTATTTACGGTTTTTGAAGATAATGTAGGGCAAATTCAGGAAGTGTATGATAAGTTTTGCAAGCCCTATGGCTTAGTACTTATACTCAATCCCATGTTTGAATATGGGGCGGTAAACACAGGAGAAGCTCTATCTAAAGAGACGCTAACTACGCTTAAGCGCTGGTCTAAAAAGCCCTCTGTTTACCTCAATGATGCCTTTATTCAACTAAGAATTGATGGAGGCAACCATATTGAGAAACCTGTATGTAAAGCAGCGAGCTCCACGGTAGTGATATCTCCCTTTAACGAGCTAATGCTCCCCTGCTATCACCTTGGTATAAAGTCTATCAAAATTAAAGATGACTTGTATGATCTCTATCATTCTGAAGAAGTGAAAAAACTGATAGCACAGGAAGGTCGGATGCCTGCGTGTGAGGGCTGCGCCATTAACTGCTACATGCAACCTTCATTTGCAATAGAAATGAACAAATACTGGTGGAAAGCTCTGCCCAGCACCCTAAAATACAACCTCTTAAAGGGAACCTGGAAACAAATGCTCCCTAAAAAAAGAGCTTAA
- a CDS encoding BamA/TamA family outer membrane protein: MKLVKCIQGVALCSFLALSCTLQAQHQPDSVVISASKQYKTDSKFKIKMFGQNYRNEWQQKIKVKVIHIDEEHGGLTIVKKGGGMQTKSLRLEAKDGKQYVLRTIEKYAEGAVPQMLRNTFAQDIVQDQISASHPYGAFVLPFLADAAGIYHTNPQLVYIPDDANLLEYRAQFANTLALYEQRPAHDWSDADYFGNSEKIISTAKVLEKLAEDNDDEVDEKFVVRSRLFDMLIGDWDRHDDQWRWASFEKKGKGKLYRPIPRDRDQVFFINEGFFPSVASRKWALPKLEGFNYDIRWTSGFMFNARYFDRSFLTSLSKKDWIKEAEYLQEHLTDSVIEAAIHQWPDAIFQWHGEEIIARLKSRRDNLQKYAEEHYLFLARQVDVVGSDKHEYFEVERMPDNDVKVTVRKMKKDGELKKKIYKRTFHNDETEEIRLYGRGGNDEFHITGESTKGPKIRIIGGADEDVFVDSSKVVGWSKKNIFYDTRDSTTLQVSGESRLKLKNDNSVNTYNRKSFKYNVLMPLVTGNYNVDDGLFVGGGFLYTDHGFRKEPFRNRHMFLASYALRTSSFNFKYKGDYTDVVGTWDLSAAVDFKRPNFVNNFFGMGNESVYDKGVEDEFDLRRPISYYRLRFEEISTDIGLSQNLSKNTKITISHIFQSFEIEADNDKRRFIYDYDELTDKALVGVYRNYMGGRVNLLVDKRDNEMLPLKGIYWNTDLSVWNGIHNSDYTYSTINTSFSWYASTKAAHPLTLAVRVGGGANFGDYEFYQSQVLDGKTELRGFRKTRFYGDQKVFSNVELRWELFAFRTYIFPGSFGVLAFNDAGRVWYENENSDKWHQTFGGGIWVAPFNRAVVSAEVGHSPEDTLVYARLGYLF; the protein is encoded by the coding sequence ATGAAGTTAGTGAAGTGTATTCAAGGGGTAGCTCTATGCTCTTTTTTGGCATTATCTTGCACTCTACAGGCGCAGCATCAGCCTGATTCTGTAGTCATATCAGCCAGCAAGCAATATAAAACCGATAGTAAGTTCAAAATAAAAATGTTTGGACAAAACTATCGGAATGAGTGGCAGCAAAAGATTAAAGTGAAAGTCATTCATATTGATGAAGAGCATGGCGGGCTTACCATTGTTAAAAAGGGTGGTGGCATGCAGACTAAATCACTACGATTAGAGGCTAAGGATGGAAAGCAATATGTGTTACGTACCATTGAGAAATATGCCGAAGGAGCTGTTCCTCAGATGCTGCGCAATACTTTCGCTCAAGATATAGTGCAGGATCAAATCTCTGCCTCACACCCGTACGGTGCCTTTGTGCTGCCTTTTTTGGCTGATGCCGCTGGTATTTACCATACCAATCCTCAACTAGTTTATATTCCTGATGATGCTAATCTGCTAGAATATAGAGCTCAGTTTGCTAATACCCTGGCGCTTTATGAGCAGCGCCCGGCTCATGATTGGTCAGATGCAGATTATTTTGGTAATTCTGAAAAGATAATCAGCACGGCCAAGGTTTTAGAAAAACTGGCTGAAGATAATGATGATGAGGTAGATGAAAAGTTTGTAGTCCGCTCTAGATTGTTTGATATGCTGATAGGAGACTGGGATAGGCACGATGATCAGTGGAGATGGGCCTCTTTTGAGAAAAAGGGCAAAGGAAAACTCTACAGGCCTATTCCTAGAGACCGGGATCAGGTGTTTTTTATTAACGAAGGCTTTTTTCCTTCAGTGGCCAGTAGAAAATGGGCGCTCCCCAAGCTGGAAGGATTTAACTATGATATCAGGTGGACTTCTGGTTTTATGTTTAACGCTCGCTATTTTGATCGTTCATTTCTTACCAGTCTCTCTAAAAAGGATTGGATAAAGGAGGCTGAATACCTGCAAGAGCACCTTACTGATTCGGTAATAGAAGCAGCGATTCACCAATGGCCTGATGCTATATTTCAATGGCATGGTGAAGAGATTATAGCCAGATTAAAATCAAGAAGAGATAATCTGCAAAAATATGCCGAGGAACATTACCTGTTTTTGGCTCGTCAGGTAGATGTGGTAGGAAGTGATAAGCACGAATACTTTGAGGTAGAGCGCATGCCTGATAATGATGTGAAGGTAACTGTCAGGAAAATGAAAAAGGATGGTGAGTTGAAAAAGAAAATTTATAAACGCACTTTCCATAATGACGAGACGGAAGAGATTAGGCTGTATGGCCGTGGAGGTAATGATGAGTTTCATATAACCGGAGAATCAACCAAAGGTCCTAAAATAAGAATCATAGGAGGAGCCGATGAAGATGTTTTTGTAGACTCGTCTAAAGTGGTAGGATGGAGTAAAAAGAATATTTTTTATGATACAAGAGATAGTACTACACTGCAGGTAAGTGGAGAATCCCGACTTAAGTTAAAAAATGATAATAGTGTAAATACCTATAATCGTAAGTCTTTTAAATATAATGTGCTGATGCCACTGGTAACGGGTAATTATAATGTAGATGATGGCCTTTTTGTAGGTGGAGGTTTTCTGTATACAGATCATGGTTTTAGAAAGGAGCCATTTAGAAACCGCCATATGTTCTTGGCTAGTTATGCTCTTAGAACATCATCATTCAACTTTAAGTATAAAGGTGATTACACTGATGTGGTGGGCACTTGGGATCTGAGTGCTGCTGTAGATTTTAAAAGGCCCAATTTCGTGAATAACTTTTTTGGAATGGGTAATGAATCTGTTTACGATAAAGGAGTGGAAGATGAGTTTGACCTCAGGCGGCCCATCAGTTACTACAGGCTTCGCTTTGAAGAAATATCAACGGATATTGGCCTTTCTCAAAATTTAAGTAAGAATACAAAAATAACTATCTCTCATATTTTTCAGTCTTTTGAGATAGAGGCTGATAATGATAAAAGGAGGTTTATTTATGATTATGACGAGCTTACCGATAAGGCATTGGTAGGCGTGTATAGAAATTATATGGGAGGCAGAGTTAACCTTTTGGTTGATAAGCGAGATAATGAAATGCTGCCCCTAAAAGGTATTTATTGGAATACTGATTTATCTGTATGGAATGGTATTCATAATTCTGATTACACTTACTCTACTATCAATACCTCTTTTTCATGGTATGCCAGTACTAAAGCTGCTCACCCGCTTACTTTAGCGGTAAGAGTAGGTGGGGGAGCTAATTTTGGGGATTATGAATTTTATCAGTCTCAGGTATTAGATGGTAAGACTGAGCTTAGAGGCTTCAGAAAAACGCGGTTTTATGGAGATCAGAAAGTATTTAGCAATGTGGAATTGAGGTGGGAGCTGTTTGCTTTCAGAACCTATATTTTCCCTGGCAGCTTCGGCGTTTTAGCTTTTAATGATGCCGGTAGAGTGTGGTATGAAAATGAAAACTCAGATAAGTGGCATCAGACTTTTGGTGGAGGTATTTGGGTGGCGCCGTTTAATAGAGCGGTGGTTTCGGCAGAAGTGGGTCACTCCCCGGAAGATACTTTAGTGTATGCTCGCTTAGGTTATTTGTTCTAA
- a CDS encoding SdiA-regulated domain-containing protein — MRKDKRISLNIRTFFPKLNILWFVDQVDLLNMKAFTMLFIGMVALAMFTNSCNTYYESDSDSTYLDYNEKEIGYKFYQPDREDKLHDDLEETSGLAYIDENTLATIEDESGYLYLISSANGEIQRKIKFHKSGDYESVEIIDGMAYVMKSNGDLYFFELTDEDKVDAEEVETDFSSKNNLEGMCYDGKQLLIACKNSGDVGDNEVDGKAIYGLDIETKEVSKKDLFHVKEEDLDEFLEGREYFDHVKEFDPSGIDVHPVTHDIYVISADHVITIFTADYKIKEVVKLDKHIYRQPEGICFAPDGTLYISSEGKGKRGRLFKLLYQK, encoded by the coding sequence ATGCGCAAAGATAAACGCATATCATTAAATATTAGAACCTTTTTTCCTAAACTCAATATTCTTTGGTTTGTTGATCAGGTAGATTTGTTAAATATGAAAGCTTTTACGATGTTATTTATAGGAATGGTGGCACTCGCCATGTTTACCAATAGTTGCAATACTTATTATGAGTCGGATTCAGATAGTACTTATCTGGATTATAATGAAAAAGAAATAGGATATAAGTTTTACCAGCCTGATAGGGAAGATAAGTTGCATGATGATCTGGAAGAAACTTCCGGACTGGCTTATATAGATGAAAATACGCTGGCTACCATTGAAGATGAAAGCGGTTATTTATATCTCATTAGTAGTGCCAATGGAGAAATTCAAAGGAAAATCAAATTTCACAAGAGTGGAGATTATGAAAGTGTAGAGATCATAGATGGTATGGCTTATGTTATGAAAAGCAATGGAGATCTTTACTTTTTTGAGTTAACTGATGAGGACAAAGTGGATGCTGAAGAAGTAGAAACGGACTTTTCTTCTAAAAATAACCTTGAAGGTATGTGCTATGATGGAAAACAGTTACTTATAGCCTGTAAAAATAGTGGTGATGTAGGTGATAATGAAGTAGATGGAAAGGCTATTTACGGCCTTGATATTGAAACTAAGGAGGTTTCTAAAAAGGATTTATTTCATGTGAAAGAAGAGGATCTTGACGAGTTTTTAGAGGGGAGAGAGTACTTTGATCACGTTAAGGAATTTGACCCTTCAGGCATAGATGTACACCCTGTTACCCATGATATTTATGTTATTTCGGCAGACCATGTCATCACCATTTTTACTGCAGATTACAAAATCAAAGAAGTGGTGAAGTTAGATAAGCACATTTACAGGCAGCCAGAAGGTATTTGCTTTGCTCCTGATGGCACACTTTATATTTCCAGTGAAGGTAAAGGCAAAAGGGGCAGGCTCTTTAAATTATTATATCAGAAATAA
- the hemE gene encoding uroporphyrinogen decarboxylase — protein sequence MLLKNDLILRTIKGEKTERTPVWLMRQAGRILPEYRAVRSALSGFKELVETPERAAEVTIQPVDILGVDAAIIFSDILVIPEAMGLTYEMIEKKGPRFPETIKSKSDIEKLKVAEPDDLHYTIDAIKITKKELDGRVPLIGFAGAPWTIFAYMVEGGGSKTFSKARAMLYTEPELAHQLLQKITDSTINYLKGQIAAGADFIQVFDSWAGILSPELYETFSLPYITQICDAITEVPKTVFAKDAYFARKSLGKINCNTIGLDWCMDPKESREIIGPDKILQGNLDPCVLYGPEKDIEKAVKNMLEAFGPDKHIANLGHGVYPDMDHGKVKFFVETVKELSKGMR from the coding sequence ATGCTTTTAAAAAATGACCTCATCCTCCGCACTATAAAAGGAGAAAAAACGGAACGCACACCTGTTTGGCTTATGAGACAAGCAGGCAGAATTTTACCTGAATACAGAGCTGTAAGAAGCGCTTTAAGTGGTTTCAAAGAATTGGTAGAAACCCCGGAAAGAGCTGCTGAGGTAACTATTCAGCCAGTAGACATCCTCGGTGTAGATGCGGCCATTATCTTTTCTGACATTCTGGTGATACCTGAAGCTATGGGGCTCACTTATGAAATGATAGAGAAAAAAGGCCCTCGATTTCCTGAAACTATAAAAAGCAAAAGCGATATAGAAAAGCTAAAAGTGGCTGAGCCCGACGACCTGCACTACACTATTGACGCTATAAAAATCACTAAAAAAGAGCTCGACGGCCGAGTACCTCTTATCGGTTTTGCCGGTGCACCATGGACTATTTTCGCCTATATGGTAGAAGGTGGAGGCAGCAAAACCTTCTCAAAAGCACGAGCCATGCTCTACACAGAACCTGAGCTGGCGCATCAGCTTTTACAAAAAATTACGGATAGTACCATCAATTACCTAAAAGGCCAAATAGCTGCGGGCGCTGATTTTATTCAAGTATTTGACTCTTGGGCAGGTATTCTTTCTCCTGAATTATATGAGACTTTTAGCCTGCCTTATATAACTCAGATTTGTGATGCTATTACAGAAGTTCCTAAAACTGTATTTGCCAAAGATGCCTACTTTGCCAGAAAATCTTTAGGCAAAATCAACTGCAACACCATAGGTCTGGACTGGTGTATGGATCCTAAGGAATCAAGAGAAATTATAGGGCCAGACAAGATACTACAGGGCAACCTTGACCCGTGCGTTCTCTATGGACCTGAAAAAGACATAGAAAAGGCCGTTAAAAATATGCTGGAAGCCTTTGGGCCAGATAAGCACATCGCCAACCTGGGCCACGGAGTATACCCTGACATGGATCATGGCAAGGTGAAGTTTTTTGTGGAAACAGTGAAGGAATTGAGTAAGGGAATGAGGTAA